A window from Theobroma cacao cultivar B97-61/B2 chromosome 3, Criollo_cocoa_genome_V2, whole genome shotgun sequence encodes these proteins:
- the LOC18605782 gene encoding PP2A regulatory subunit TAP46 — protein sequence MGEGKMEDMPLPALFEQARKIHITATESGADQDLVKKGSEVLGKCEDMISKLGLFSSNENKDDISTTNLKYLLVPFYLAELTEKLVQDDRIQILKTSQSKLKEFISFCEAMELVPQEELEASAQGASNSFADRRALKIARFRRQRAAEAKLTEIKERKERRGRSTKAAALSTPVEAGEEDEQDDDGEEEREAWLTTILLAICKAFDLLEMLKKEEEMLSAIKEKQLKEGEKGFSQAILDDRTKKAEAWHRDAAARARYTKPAPPITCATFAQDVIEGRANVSQAHDHKHQPMIFGPQSLIGGSLTNERQRMAAQVFQPGHRMPTMSIEEAGLREMEMMNKWQERNAKMFEEANSAWYKDSPKLGPSEDDEDDDAAQEKARAWDDWKDDNPRGAGNKKLTPCG from the exons ATGGGTGAAGGCAAAATGGAGGATATGCCGTTACCGGCTCTCTTCGAACAAGCTCGTAAGATCCATATAACGGCCACGGAGTCCGGTGCTGATCAG GATTTGGTAAAGAAAGGATCCGAGGTACTGGGGAAGTGCGAGGACATGATAAGCAAGCTGGGGCTTTTCTCATCTAATGAGAATAAAGATGACATCAGCACCACCAATCTCAAGTACCTTCTG GTGCCATTTTATCTTGCAGAGCTGACGGAAAAGCTTGTGCAGGATGACAGAATACAGATTCTCAAGACTTCGCAGTCAAAATTGAAG gaattcatttcattttgtgAGGCAATGGAACTTGTACCACAGGAAGAGTTGGAAGCTTCTGCACAAGGagcttcaaattcttttgCTGATCGAAGAGCCTTAAAG ATTGCTCGGTTCAGACGCCAAAGAGCTGCAGAAGCAAAGCTGACAGAAATAAAGGAGCGGAAGGAACGGCGCGGGCGTTCAACCAAAGCAGCTGCCTTATCCACTCCTGTTGAGGCTGGAGAGGAGGATGAGCAGGATGATGACGGGGAGGAGGAACGGGAG GCTTGGCTTACAACTATCTTGTTGGCTATTTGTAAG GCTTTTGATCTGCTTGAAATGctaaagaaggaagaagaaatgcTTTCTGCCATAAAGGAAAAACAACTAAAG GAAGGGGAAAAGGGATTTTCTCAGGCTATCCTTGATGATCGCACCAAGAAAGCCGAGGCCTGGCATCGTGATGCTGCAGCTCGTGCACGATATACTAAACCTGCACCACCTATCACATGTGCAACATTTGCTCAAGATGTTATAGAAGGAAGGGCAAATGTTTCACAGGCACATGATCACAAACACCAGCCGATGATCTTTGGACCACAAAGCCTTATTGGTGGAAGCCTTACAAATGAGAGGCAAAGGATGGCAGCACAGGTTTTCCAACCTGGTCATAG GATGCCAACCATGAGTATTGAGGAAGCTGGTCTGAGGGAGatggaaatgatgaataaATGGCAGGAgaggaatgcaaaaatgtttGAAGAAGCCAACTCGGCATGGTATAAGGACAGCCCAAAGTTGGGACCAAGTGAAGATGATGAAGACGATGATGCTGCCCAAGAGAAGGCAAGAGCATGGGATGATTGGAAAGATGATAATCCTCGAGGTGCTGGCAATAAAAAGCTCACCCCCTGTGGGTAA
- the LOC18605780 gene encoding phytolongin Phyl2.2: MISNPNLIFYACIAKGPTILAEFSSKEEGIKSLAQKCIEKTPPFHSMFSHTVSKRTYTFLIDGPFAYFIIFHEDLEKSESFWFLNRLKCAFEDFLETGLIVGTDNMTPTCLQSYFDPIFSEIMALDMELVTSPSKESQDPSLDSNKGKGTAVAPLLGSPSKGLKKKKRLSGLEVNGGEAKDAGGGIGMENKVDVADDFRDFPVSMQKSVGCYYMGGGDRQKAKQIWRKHVWVVLILDLVVCVTLFGIWLMVCRGFQCIDA, translated from the coding sequence ATGATTTCCAATCCAAATCTGATATTCTATGCCTGCATTGCAAAGGGACCCACAATTCTTgctgaattctcttccaaagAAGAGGGAATCAAATCCTTAGCTCAAAAATGCATCGAAAAAACCCCTCCTTTCCATTCAATGTTCTCTCATACCGTTTCCAAAAGGACCTACACCTTCTTAATAGATGGCCCTTTTGCCTATTTCATCATATTCCACGAGGATCTTGAGAAATCTGAGTCTTTTTGGTTCTTGAATCGCCTGAAATGTGCTTTCGAGGATTTTCTTGAGACTGGTTTGATCGTGGGCACTGATAACATGACCCCGACTTGTCTCCAATCCTATTTCGATCCGATCTTTTCAGAGATAATGGCGTTAGATATGGAGTTGGTAACATCCCCATCAAAAGAGAGTCAAGACCCAAGTTTGGATTCTAACAAAGGGAAGGGAACCGCGGTGGCTCCTCTGTTAGGGAGTCCAAGTAAAGggttgaaaaagaagaaaagattgAGTGGTTTGGAGGTCAACGGAGGTGAGGCTAAAGATGCTGGTGGTGGGATTGGGATGGAGAATAAGGTTGATGTGGCTGATGATTTCAGAGATTTCCCCGTTTCAATGCAAAAAAGTGTTGGGTGTTATTACATGGGTGGGGGTGATAGGCAAAAGGCTAAGCAAATTTGGAGGAAACATGTTTGGGTGGTTTTGATATTGGATTTGGTTGTTTGTGTTACTTTGTTTGGGATTTGGTTAATGGTTTGCAGAGGCTTTCAATGCATTGATGCTTGA